The region CAACAATGACCACGAGTTGGGGCGATCTCTTCGATCGGGCCAGCGAATCGAGCGTGACGCTCGAGGAGTTACGAGAAACGGCTGGGGAGCTATCCGAGAGGTCCGGAACAGAGGAGGACGATGCCTGACACCCCACGTCTCGAGCGCGTCGTCGCGGACGTGGACGTGCTCGCAGCCGACCTGTTAGTGGGCGGCGACGCTCGAGACGCGCTGGATCACGTTCGCCGTCACTCGTGGGTCGAACTCGTCGCGAGCGATGCGTTGCTCGAGCAAACCGAACGACTCGTGACGGAACTGGCCAACGCAGAGTTGGCGAGCGATCATCGCGAGCGACTCGAGGCCGAGCGGATCGCCGTCGAGCACCCACGAGAGGACCACCCGGCGCTGGCCTCAGCGTATCACGGCGAAGCAGCGCACCTGTTGTCCACCGATGAGACGCTGCGCTCGCCACAGGCAGGGCTGTCACTTCAATCGCGAATGTCGGTAAGCGTCCGCCCACCAGACGCCTTCGCGCGGTTGTTCGATCCCGAGAGCATTTACAACGAAGTCGAAGACGGAGCGTATCCGGGACCCGATCGAGATCCTCGAGACTGACCCGGTCGAACGCGTCACTCGAGTCGTCCCGAAACTGTCGGAGTCAATCCTCGTTCGACGCGTACCACTCCGCAAACTCGCCAAAGGCACGGCCGCGGTGTGAAATAGCGTTTTTCTCCTCGGTGCTCATCTCCGAGAGCGTCTGTCCGTTGTACTCGAAGAGCGGATCGTAGCCGAACCCGCCGTCACCGCGTGGCGCAACGAGCGTTCCGGCGACCGAACCCGTGAACGTCTCTGTCCCGTCTGCGTCCGCGTAGGCGAGCACCGTTCGAAACCGTGCCCGGCGGTTTTCTTCCTCACGTGCGAGCCGCCAAAAGCGTTCGATGCCGACGGTGTCCTCGACGTACGCGGAGTAGGGACCCGGAAACCCACCCAGTGCGTCGACGAACAGTCCCGTGTCGTCGACGATAACCGGGTCGTCACCCTCGCGCGCCTCGAACGTCTCTCGAGCGCCGTGTCTCGCGATCTCCTCGAGCGAGTCGCTCTGGATTTCGGTGTAGTCGTAGTCGATCTGTTCGATGGTGTCGATTCCCTCGAAGTACTCGCGCGCTTCGCGGACCTTGCCGTCGTTTCCCGTCACGAATCGGATGGTCATGTGCGAGCAACGTCTCGGTGACGCCAAAGCGTCGTCGGTTGCACGCGAGCAACCGAAGATCGAGAGAAAGCTAGCCCACGGCTGGCTACGAGCGGAAAAAGTGTGTGCGGCGGCAATGACGTGGCTTCGTTCCCGCGTCTCAGTTCTCGTCGTCGTCGACGATGACTTCGACGGGTTCGTCCTGGCTCTCTTGTTCTTGACTCGAGGAACTCTGTTCTTGATGCCAGAGGAGGACACCGGCGACGAGGACGACGACCCACGAGCGCCAGTTCGCGAGGTTCAGCGTGTAGCCGACGCCGAACGGTTTCTCGACGAGCATGCCCTTGCCCGGTTTCCAGTACGACGAGAGCATGCGGCTCATGCTTGGTCGTTCGAAGTTGTACGGTACCCCGAGAATTTCTCCGGACGTCGGTTTGTCTGCCATGGGCGAATGTACGGCGTCCCCTAATATGAGTATTGGGTGCTCGTCTCCATGGTCGCAACAGGAGCGATTGTGCTCGAGGGAGTGGCGATGGTGGAAACCTGTCGTCAATTGTCGTTGTTGGCGTGGCCCGAACTGTTTTGTTCGCGTTCGTCGAGAATTGGCTATGAAACGTAACGTCGGCCGCAGGGACCGTATCGTAAGAGCTGTCGTCGGTA is a window of Natronorubrum sediminis DNA encoding:
- a CDS encoding DUF7384 family protein gives rise to the protein MPDTPRLERVVADVDVLAADLLVGGDARDALDHVRRHSWVELVASDALLEQTERLVTELANAELASDHRERLEAERIAVEHPREDHPALASAYHGEAAHLLSTDETLRSPQAGLSLQSRMSVSVRPPDAFARLFDPESIYNEVEDGAYPGPDRDPRD
- a CDS encoding DUF5808 domain-containing protein, which translates into the protein MADKPTSGEILGVPYNFERPSMSRMLSSYWKPGKGMLVEKPFGVGYTLNLANWRSWVVVLVAGVLLWHQEQSSSSQEQESQDEPVEVIVDDDEN
- a CDS encoding XTP/dITP diphosphatase, which gives rise to MTIRFVTGNDGKVREAREYFEGIDTIEQIDYDYTEIQSDSLEEIARHGARETFEAREGDDPVIVDDTGLFVDALGGFPGPYSAYVEDTVGIERFWRLAREEENRRARFRTVLAYADADGTETFTGSVAGTLVAPRGDGGFGYDPLFEYNGQTLSEMSTEEKNAISHRGRAFGEFAEWYASNED